A stretch of Pristiophorus japonicus isolate sPriJap1 chromosome 10, sPriJap1.hap1, whole genome shotgun sequence DNA encodes these proteins:
- the LOC139275318 gene encoding rho-related GTP-binding protein RhoG-like, whose protein sequence is MVTIKMMLLGNELVGKTSLIVCLTTRAFPRDSLPTVFDSFSTQITVEERRVILNLWDTAPQEEHRLSMRQFYYPQTDIFIVCFSICDPASFEDVWNDWYPEVARHRPDATVLLVGTKRDLRHDPATILGLLKREAAPVSYQQGASLARRMKAVKYLECSALLREGVGEVFEAAARAVLHRNHGKRGKTCVLT, encoded by the coding sequence ATGGTGACCATCAAGATGATGTTGCTGGGCAACGAGCTTGTGGGCAAGACCTCGCTGATTGTGTGTCTGACCACCCGCGCCTTCCCCCGGGACAGCCTGCCCACTGTCTTCGACTCCTTCAGCACCCAGATAACGGTGGAGGAGCGACGGGTGATCCTGAACCTGTGGGACACGGCCCCTCAGGAGGAGCACCGCCTCTCCATGCGGCAGTTCTACTACCCCCAGACCGACATCTTCATCGTCTGCTTCTCCATCTGCGACCCCGCCTCCTTCGAGGACGTCTGGAACGACTGGTACCCCGAGGTGGCGCGGCACCGGCCCGACGCCACCGTGCTCCTGGTGGGCACCAAGAGGGACCTGCGGCACGACCCCGCCACCATCCTGGGCCTGCTGAAGCGGGAGGCGGCCCCGGTCAGCTACCAGCAGGGTGCCAGCCTGGCCCGCCGGATGAAGGCGGTGAAGTACCTGGAGTGCTCAGCGCTGCTCCGGGAGGGAGTGGGCGAGGTGTTCGAAGCCGCTGCCCGCGCGGTCCTGCACAGGAACCACGGCAAACGCGGCAAGACGTGCGTGCTGACGtga